A single region of the Roseivivax sp. THAF197b genome encodes:
- a CDS encoding DUF3047 domain-containing protein: MPKIFRFSARPVLSGALLAASLALPVGAASVPFEDSAWKVQRFSLFSGNDYGFEGDSLSVASDGTVSIAYRPLAPANWGARSASWSWSVDASVPATDLTQKGGDDRNLAVYFVFLPEAQARELQGASITRLLNEDAIRALVYVWGGDHGRGDVLPSPYLGERGKTVVLRAAGTGAHGEDIDLAADYARAFGSDAPGALVGIAVSGDSDDTESRIDASIRNLAVN; this comes from the coding sequence ATGCCCAAAATCTTCCGCTTCTCCGCCCGTCCTGTCCTGTCCGGCGCGCTTCTGGCCGCGTCTCTGGCGCTTCCTGTTGGCGCCGCCTCGGTCCCGTTCGAGGATTCAGCGTGGAAAGTGCAGCGATTCTCGCTCTTTTCCGGGAATGATTATGGCTTTGAAGGCGATAGCCTGTCTGTCGCTTCGGATGGAACGGTCTCCATCGCCTATCGTCCGCTGGCGCCTGCGAACTGGGGGGCGCGCTCCGCCTCTTGGTCCTGGTCGGTGGATGCGAGCGTGCCCGCAACGGATCTGACGCAGAAGGGCGGCGATGATCGCAACCTCGCCGTCTATTTCGTTTTCCTGCCGGAGGCGCAGGCGCGGGAATTGCAGGGCGCGTCCATCACACGGCTTCTGAACGAGGACGCGATCCGCGCGCTCGTCTATGTCTGGGGCGGCGATCATGGCCGGGGGGACGTGCTCCCAAGCCCGTATCTGGGCGAGCGGGGCAAGACGGTAGTCCTGCGGGCCGCGGGGACGGGCGCCCATGGCGAAGACATCGATCTCGCCGCGGATTATGCCCGGGCCTTCGGGAGCGATGCGCCGGGTGCGCTTGTGGGGATCGCCGTGTCGGGCGACAGCGACGACACCGAGAGCCGCATCGATGCCTCGATCCGCAACCTCGCGGTGAACTAG
- a CDS encoding DMT family transporter translates to MFQYASIMFLAGIGIPLLAALNAALGARMGSPSAAALILFVVAFSAAAAATLITGPHALARAAGAPKHLFLAGFFVAFYVLSVTYIAPHFGVGNAVFFVLIGQLVSAAVIDQFGLFGARPSPLTMTRLTGIAVMALGVWITQRA, encoded by the coding sequence ATGTTCCAATATGCCAGCATTATGTTTCTCGCCGGGATCGGCATCCCGCTTCTGGCGGCTCTCAATGCGGCCCTCGGCGCGCGCATGGGATCGCCCTCCGCCGCAGCCCTCATCCTGTTCGTCGTGGCCTTTTCCGCGGCGGCAGCCGCGACGCTGATCACCGGGCCGCATGCCCTGGCGCGGGCCGCAGGTGCTCCGAAACACCTCTTTCTTGCCGGGTTCTTCGTGGCCTTCTACGTGCTGTCGGTCACGTATATCGCACCGCATTTCGGGGTCGGGAATGCGGTGTTTTTCGTGCTGATCGGGCAGCTCGTCTCCGCCGCTGTGATCGATCAGTTCGGCCTCTTCGGCGCGCGCCCCTCACCGCTGACAATGACGCGCCTGACCGGCATTGCGGTCATGGCGCTGGGTGTCTGGATCACGCAGAGGGCCTAG
- a CDS encoding ABC transporter ATP-binding protein: MSDLALDLRGISKSYNKGLPNAVHVLREVDLAVIPGEAVALVAPSGAGKSTLLHIAGLLDTPDAGQLTIAGQDMTGQPDRRRTRMRRETVGFIYQFHHLLPEFSAAENVVLPQLANGSSRKDADARAADLLASVGLTDRAHHRPAALSGGEQQRVAFCRAMANAPRLILADEPTGNLDPDTSERVFDTLMRLVRETGLAAVIATHNLELAARMDRQVRLDQGTLRAL; this comes from the coding sequence ATGAGTGATCTGGCTCTCGATCTGCGCGGTATATCCAAAAGCTATAACAAGGGCTTGCCGAACGCCGTTCATGTGCTGCGCGAAGTGGACCTGGCCGTGATACCCGGGGAGGCTGTCGCGCTTGTGGCGCCCTCTGGCGCCGGAAAGTCGACGCTTCTGCATATCGCCGGGCTTCTGGACACGCCCGATGCGGGCCAGTTGACGATTGCCGGGCAGGACATGACCGGTCAGCCCGACCGCCGCCGCACCCGAATGCGGCGCGAAACGGTGGGCTTCATCTACCAGTTCCACCATCTTCTGCCGGAATTCAGTGCCGCGGAAAACGTTGTTCTTCCACAGCTTGCGAATGGAAGCTCACGTAAGGACGCGGATGCGCGCGCGGCAGATCTCCTGGCCTCCGTCGGTTTGACGGACCGGGCCCATCACCGACCCGCCGCCTTGTCGGGTGGCGAGCAGCAGCGTGTGGCCTTCTGCCGTGCGATGGCCAATGCGCCGCGCCTCATCCTGGCGGATGAACCGACGGGCAACCTCGATCCCGACACGTCGGAGCGGGTGTTCGACACGCTCATGCGCCTCGTGCGCGAGACGGGGCTTGCGGCGGTGATCGCGACGCACAATCTCGAGCTTGCCGCGCGCATGGATCGGCAGGTGCGGTTGGACCAGGGCACATTGCGGGCGCTGTGA
- a CDS encoding cytochrome c, giving the protein MTFTRIAFATLALAGLSACQVDETGGQAAMPGASDGARLYQEYCAICHGPGGKGDGTMARAMQKPPRDLTLLTVRNNDVYPAAKVISTIDGYARSDISGPSMPEFGQLLRGDLVPYDTGDGIQTPTPRTLVALTEYLRTIQVTR; this is encoded by the coding sequence ATGACCTTCACGCGCATCGCATTCGCCACGCTCGCCCTGGCCGGGCTGTCGGCATGCCAGGTGGACGAAACGGGCGGACAGGCCGCCATGCCCGGCGCCTCGGATGGCGCGCGGCTCTACCAGGAATATTGCGCGATCTGCCACGGGCCGGGCGGCAAGGGCGACGGGACGATGGCGCGCGCCATGCAGAAACCGCCGCGCGACCTGACGCTGCTGACGGTGCGCAACAACGATGTCTATCCCGCGGCCAAGGTCATCTCGACCATCGACGGCTATGCGCGTTCCGACATCTCGGGGCCGAGCATGCCGGAATTCGGGCAATTGCTGCGCGGCGATCTCGTGCCCTATGACACGGGCGACGGGATCCAGACGCCCACGCCGCGCACGCTCGTGGCGCTGACCGAATACCTGCGCACGATCCAGGTGACGCGCTGA
- a CDS encoding calcium-binding protein, with amino-acid sequence MGAELLFILLALTPVAIGAGLIATGAEDGQDEFGADPAREDGAEVEDADDLIPARPEDSLDIPGTEEDDILTGTDADELVLADAGSDSVDAGAGADYVEGDDGADSLLGGEGDDVLLGGEGDDVLEGGADDDVLAGGVGADTLSGGSGNDILLADDAENEDDDADVLDGGEGDDALFFGPGDSATGGEGADVFAPSGSASITDFDSAEDVLLVRYTGETAPEITDQVVTSTGLEVSLSNGSVITLAGVTEPLDVASIAFLETAAL; translated from the coding sequence ATGGGTGCGGAACTTCTTTTCATTCTTCTGGCTTTAACGCCTGTTGCAATCGGTGCGGGTCTGATCGCCACCGGTGCGGAGGACGGGCAGGACGAATTCGGCGCGGATCCGGCCAGAGAGGACGGCGCCGAGGTGGAGGACGCCGACGACCTGATCCCCGCACGCCCCGAGGACAGTTTGGACATTCCGGGAACCGAGGAAGACGACATTCTGACAGGCACCGATGCCGATGAGTTGGTCCTCGCGGATGCAGGAAGTGACAGCGTGGATGCAGGCGCGGGCGCAGATTACGTCGAAGGCGATGACGGGGCCGACTCGCTTCTCGGTGGGGAGGGCGATGATGTTCTTCTGGGCGGGGAAGGCGATGACGTGCTGGAGGGCGGCGCGGATGACGACGTCCTTGCTGGCGGTGTCGGCGCCGACACGCTCTCGGGTGGATCGGGCAACGATATCCTGCTCGCGGATGATGCGGAAAACGAGGACGACGACGCGGATGTGCTGGATGGCGGAGAGGGGGACGATGCCCTGTTCTTTGGTCCGGGCGACAGTGCGACCGGTGGTGAGGGGGCGGATGTCTTTGCACCGAGCGGGTCCGCTTCGATTACCGATTTTGACAGCGCGGAAGACGTCCTCCTGGTGCGCTATACTGGCGAGACCGCCCCGGAGATCACCGATCAGGTCGTCACGTCCACGGGGCTGGAGGTTAGCCTGTCCAATGGTAGCGTCATCACCTTGGCGGGTGTGACCGAGCCTTTGGATGTGGCGAGCATCGCGTTCCTCGAAACAGCGGCCCTGTGA
- a CDS encoding NAD(P)-dependent oxidoreductase has product MSRILVIGATKGIGLNVVEYGLERGHTVRAFARSADKMTLEHDALERWAGDATRSEDLEPALKDVDAVVMCLGIEESVSMIWKKVTLFSDATRALLPLMEAHGPKRFLAVTGIAAGESISALSWVERQGHAFLLGEPYKDKTRQEELVKASNLDWTIARPVILTKRPMTGQYRVLTEPKDWRMGLISRKDVAHFLIHAIEDNAYVHEAPVLAR; this is encoded by the coding sequence ATGAGCAGAATACTGGTGATCGGCGCGACCAAGGGGATTGGTCTGAATGTCGTCGAATACGGGCTGGAGCGCGGGCATACCGTGCGGGCCTTCGCGCGCTCGGCAGACAAGATGACGCTGGAGCATGATGCGCTCGAGCGTTGGGCAGGCGACGCGACCCGGTCCGAGGATCTGGAGCCTGCATTGAAGGATGTCGATGCCGTGGTGATGTGCCTCGGCATCGAGGAAAGCGTGTCGATGATCTGGAAGAAGGTCACGCTCTTCTCGGATGCGACGCGCGCCCTCTTGCCGCTGATGGAGGCCCATGGCCCCAAGCGGTTCCTGGCCGTGACCGGCATCGCTGCGGGCGAGTCGATCTCTGCGCTCAGCTGGGTGGAACGGCAGGGCCACGCCTTCCTGTTGGGCGAGCCCTACAAGGACAAGACCCGGCAGGAGGAGCTGGTGAAAGCCTCCAACCTCGACTGGACCATCGCGCGCCCGGTGATCCTGACAAAGCGGCCCATGACCGGCCAGTACCGCGTCCTGACCGAGCCGAAAGACTGGCGCATGGGTCTGATATCGCGCAAGGATGTCGCGCATTTCCTGATCCATGCGATCGAGGATAACGCGTATGTGCACGAGGCCCCGGTTCTGGCCCGTTGA
- a CDS encoding lipoprotein-releasing ABC transporter permease subunit, giving the protein MPRRTAPFAPFEWMIAWRYLRARRAEGGVSVMTWISLIGITLAVFALIATLAVRSGFRAEFVDTILGANAHVTVYASETRDENGVVSRSFTDFQARTDAVSEVPGVEHAAPVVKGQVMANANGRNSGIEVFGMAASDVQTLPRIVDPETGRGDFSRYGDGIAIGSGVARELGLRIGDPVKIISPDGVKTAFGQSPRSKSYEVVYIFSAGRYDIDRTRAYMPFAEAQLFFNRDGQADEIEVIVSDPEAVSEYRGAIQAAVGSGAYLWTWQDASGGFLNALEIEDNVMFVILSVLVLIAAMNITSGLIMLVKNKGRDIGILRTMGLTEGAVLRVFFICGAFTGIIGTVAGVVLGCLFAIYIDPIFSAVNYVAGGGVWDPSVRGLYQLPAKLELGDVLSAVALSLGLSFIVTIFPARRAARMNPVEALRYE; this is encoded by the coding sequence ATGCCCCGTCGCACAGCCCCCTTTGCCCCGTTCGAATGGATGATCGCCTGGCGGTACCTGCGTGCGCGCCGCGCCGAGGGCGGCGTCAGCGTCATGACCTGGATCAGCCTGATCGGCATCACGCTTGCGGTCTTCGCACTGATCGCAACCCTCGCGGTGCGGTCCGGATTTCGCGCGGAATTCGTCGATACGATCCTTGGCGCGAACGCTCATGTCACCGTCTATGCCTCTGAAACGCGGGACGAAAACGGCGTCGTGAGCCGCAGCTTCACAGACTTTCAGGCGCGCACGGACGCCGTCTCAGAAGTGCCGGGCGTGGAGCATGCCGCGCCCGTGGTCAAAGGTCAGGTCATGGCCAATGCCAATGGTCGCAATTCCGGGATCGAGGTTTTCGGCATGGCCGCGTCGGACGTGCAGACCCTGCCGCGCATCGTCGATCCAGAGACGGGCCGCGGCGACTTTTCCCGCTACGGGGACGGCATCGCGATAGGATCGGGCGTGGCGCGGGAGCTCGGTCTGCGCATCGGCGATCCGGTCAAGATCATCTCGCCCGACGGGGTGAAGACCGCCTTCGGACAAAGCCCGCGCTCCAAGTCGTACGAGGTGGTCTACATCTTTTCCGCGGGGCGCTACGACATCGACCGGACGCGCGCCTACATGCCGTTCGCGGAGGCGCAGCTCTTCTTCAACCGCGACGGGCAAGCCGATGAAATCGAAGTAATTGTTTCGGATCCCGAGGCGGTGTCCGAATATCGCGGCGCGATCCAAGCCGCAGTGGGCTCCGGTGCCTATTTGTGGACCTGGCAGGATGCGTCTGGCGGGTTTCTGAACGCGCTCGAGATCGAGGATAACGTGATGTTCGTCATCCTGTCCGTCCTCGTTCTGATCGCGGCAATGAACATCACCTCCGGTCTTATCATGCTGGTGAAGAACAAGGGTCGGGATATCGGCATTCTGCGCACGATGGGGCTGACCGAGGGTGCGGTTCTGCGGGTCTTTTTCATCTGCGGCGCCTTTACGGGCATCATCGGCACGGTCGCGGGCGTCGTCTTGGGATGTCTCTTCGCGATCTACATCGATCCGATCTTCTCGGCGGTGAACTACGTCGCCGGGGGCGGGGTCTGGGATCCGTCCGTGCGCGGCCTTTATCAATTGCCGGCCAAGTTGGAGCTCGGCGACGTGTTGTCCGCCGTCGCCTTGTCGCTGGGATTGTCCTTCATCGTGACGATCTTTCCGGCCCGGCGTGCGGCGCGCATGAACCCGGTCGAGGCGCTGCGTTATGAGTGA
- a CDS encoding DUF1992 domain-containing protein: MALFPRIAEKRMQEAAEDGLFDNLKGAGQPIPDLQSHDGLDAATQAGFRIMSEAGAVPFEVSLKRTVNEAREALRLCEDPEERLRLMKTLADLEMRYAMTMEQRRRGR, translated from the coding sequence ATGGCATTGTTTCCAAGGATCGCCGAGAAGCGCATGCAGGAGGCCGCGGAAGACGGTCTGTTCGACAACCTCAAAGGTGCGGGGCAACCGATCCCGGACCTGCAAAGCCATGACGGTCTGGACGCGGCGACCCAGGCCGGGTTCCGCATCATGTCCGAGGCCGGGGCCGTGCCCTTCGAGGTCAGCCTCAAGCGCACCGTGAACGAAGCGCGCGAGGCATTGCGGCTTTGCGAGGACCCGGAGGAGCGGCTGCGGCTCATGAAGACGCTTGCAGATCTGGAGATGCGCTACGCTATGACGATGGAGCAGCGGCGGCGCGGGCGATAA